The following are from one region of the Chloracidobacterium sp. genome:
- a CDS encoding thiol-disulfide oxidoreductase DCC family protein yields the protein MSAIILFDGVCNFCNASVNFVIARDRAGYFKFAPLQSEIGEDVIERHGIDTTETDSVILVEDNFAYTHSTAALRIARRLDGLWSWLFLLIVIPRPIRDVFYRLFARYRYRLFGRQDACMMPTPDIRDRFLS from the coding sequence ATGAGCGCGATCATCCTATTTGACGGCGTCTGCAATTTTTGTAACGCATCTGTGAATTTTGTGATCGCGCGCGACCGGGCTGGATATTTCAAGTTTGCACCACTTCAGTCGGAGATCGGAGAAGATGTGATCGAAAGACACGGAATCGACACGACCGAAACCGATTCAGTTATCCTCGTCGAAGACAACTTTGCCTACACGCATTCGACAGCTGCATTGCGGATCGCGCGACGGCTCGATGGTCTGTGGTCATGGCTTTTTCTATTAATTGTCATTCCACGACCGATCCGAGATGTGTTTTATCGATTGTTTGCTAGGTACCGCTATCGGTTGTTTGGCCGGCAGGATGCTTGTATGATGCCAACTCCCGACATTCGGGATCGTTTTTTGAGTTGA
- a CDS encoding DUF427 domain-containing protein: MKAIWNGAVLAESEQTVVIEGNHYFPKDSIVKEHFQPSATNTVCGWKGTASYYDIVVNGSTNKDAAWYYPATKPEAKEIEGYVAFWKGIQVTGS, encoded by the coding sequence ATGAAAGCAATTTGGAACGGTGCGGTCTTGGCCGAGAGTGAACAGACGGTGGTCATCGAAGGCAACCATTATTTTCCAAAGGATTCCATCGTCAAAGAGCATTTTCAACCGAGCGCCACTAACACGGTCTGCGGCTGGAAAGGAACAGCAAGCTATTACGATATTGTTGTAAATGGCTCAACGAACAAAGATGCAGCCTGGTATTACCCGGCAACCAAGCCTGAGGCTAAGGAGATCGAGGGGTATGTTGCATTCTGGAAAGGCATTCAGGTAACTGGTTCATGA
- a CDS encoding DUF1203 domain-containing protein has protein sequence MRETLVSPQYKSLAAVVSVADGYGPCRSCLRLFDEGSDYRIFFTYNSFEGRAKLPDPGPVFIHKEDCVPYSENGFPGDLLNVPLLLEAFGDNAVLLSRVGVDAVNVNSQIEGIFADSDVRYINLRNREAGCFVATIERVTSL, from the coding sequence GTGAGAGAGACATTGGTGTCGCCGCAATACAAAAGCCTCGCGGCTGTCGTCAGCGTCGCAGATGGTTATGGACCGTGTCGAAGCTGCTTAAGGCTATTCGATGAAGGCAGCGATTACCGCATCTTCTTCACGTACAACTCATTTGAAGGCCGTGCGAAATTACCCGATCCAGGACCGGTTTTCATTCATAAGGAAGACTGCGTTCCCTATAGTGAGAACGGTTTCCCCGGCGACCTTTTGAATGTTCCTTTACTTCTCGAGGCATTTGGCGACAACGCCGTCCTGCTATCGCGTGTCGGCGTCGACGCTGTAAATGTGAACTCGCAAATAGAAGGCATTTTTGCAGACTCTGATGTGAGATATATCAATTTGAGAAACCGCGAGGCGGGGTGTTTTGTAGCGACGATCGAGCGCGTAACATCGCTATAG
- the ada gene encoding bifunctional DNA-binding transcriptional regulator/O6-methylguanine-DNA methyltransferase Ada, whose protein sequence is MNEEVYWQAVKTNDKRFDGAFYLGVRTTGIYCRPSCKARLPKRENIEFFKTCGDAEKSGLRACFRCKPKDHQFADPKIEKVLKACELLSSDEYFSLEQLATDVGSSPYHLQRTFKEVIGVSPKKYAEAKRMERFKLDLRAGSDIATATYDAGFGSSSRLYEKASESLGMTPAVYQKGGKGMKINFAITECELGRILVARTIKGLCSVSFADNDSELESNLKKEFPNAEIVKDANVLKEFLDDIVDILAGKRTQNELPLDIQATAFQMQVWDLLRKIPYGETVTYSQIAEMLGDRKKVRAVARACAGNRLAVVIPCHRVVSKNGELSGYRWGVKRKQQLLTKEKTLQGQR, encoded by the coding sequence ATGAATGAAGAGGTATATTGGCAAGCAGTAAAGACGAACGACAAACGGTTTGACGGAGCGTTTTACCTCGGTGTTCGGACGACGGGCATTTATTGTCGTCCATCCTGCAAGGCGAGACTGCCGAAACGCGAGAATATCGAGTTCTTTAAAACATGTGGAGATGCAGAAAAAAGCGGTCTGCGGGCATGCTTTCGGTGTAAGCCAAAGGACCATCAGTTCGCGGATCCGAAGATCGAAAAGGTCTTAAAGGCCTGCGAACTATTGTCATCGGACGAGTATTTTTCACTCGAACAATTAGCTACCGATGTTGGTTCAAGTCCATACCATCTGCAGCGAACCTTCAAGGAAGTGATCGGCGTTTCGCCCAAGAAATATGCGGAGGCAAAGAGAATGGAAAGATTTAAACTTGATCTGAGAGCCGGAAGCGATATCGCTACGGCCACATACGACGCCGGGTTTGGTTCGAGTAGTAGGCTTTATGAAAAGGCGTCCGAAAGTCTCGGTATGACGCCGGCGGTGTATCAAAAAGGCGGAAAGGGGATGAAGATCAATTTTGCGATAACGGAATGTGAACTTGGCCGCATACTTGTAGCGCGAACGATCAAAGGGCTATGCAGCGTGTCATTTGCCGATAATGACTCGGAACTAGAATCAAATCTCAAAAAAGAATTTCCGAATGCCGAGATCGTGAAAGACGCAAATGTTCTCAAGGAGTTTCTAGACGACATAGTCGACATTCTTGCTGGAAAACGAACGCAGAACGAGCTTCCGCTTGATATTCAGGCGACGGCGTTTCAGATGCAGGTATGGGATTTGCTCAGGAAAATACCCTACGGAGAAACGGTCACGTACAGTCAGATCGCCGAAATGCTCGGCGACAGAAAGAAGGTTCGAGCAGTCGCAAGAGCGTGTGCAGGCAACCGTCTCGCCGTTGTCATTCCATGCCATCGCGTGGTCTCCAAGAACGGCGAGCTTAGCGGTTATCGCTGGGGTGTAAAGCGCAAACAGCAGTTGTTGACGAAAGAAAAGACACTTCAAGGACAGCGATGA